TGAATTAGTTGGTGTTAATGTTAATCATACGATTTCATTTACTTTTGCTTTGGGTTCGGCTCTAGCAGGTGCTGCCGGAATTTTAATTGGCATGTATTACAACCAGATTGACCCGTTAATGGGGATGACACCGGGCATTAAGGCCTTTGTTGCTGCTGTTTTAGGCGGTATTGGGTCGGTTCCAGGAGCAAGTCTAGGAGGCTTTTTGATTGGTATTTTGGAAACCTTCTTCCAGTCAATTGGCCTGTCAGCTTACAAAGATGCGGTTGTTTACCTTGTCCTGATTGTAATTTTACTCTTCTTACCAGCAGGTATTTTTGGTAAAAATACTGAAGAAAAGGTTTAGGTGGCAGTATGAAAGCTAATTTAAAATATATCTTATCGTGGCTGGCTGTGATGATCTTGGGTTTTGCCCTAATTGATGTCCTGATTTTAGGCGGCGTAATTGATACTTTTATTGAAAACATGTTGGTTACAATTGGCATTAACATTATTTTGGCAACAGGACTGAACCTGATTATTGGTTTTAGTGGGCAATTTTCATTAGGACATGCAGGCTTTATGGCAATTGGCGCATACGCTACCGCAATTATTACGCAATATTGGAGTACAAAAATGGGCTTCATTATTTCCTTATTTGTTGGCATGGCTATAGCCGCGATTATAGCCGCAATTATTGGGACAGCAACGTTTATTAGGCTAAAAGGCGACTACTTGGCGATTGCAACATTAGGGGCTGCTGAGATTATTCGCAACGTCATTAATAATTTAAAAATCACGGGTGGCTCTAGTGGGATGTTTAATATTCCTCAGCTATGTTCATGGCCGACAGTATACGTTTTGGTCTGCATTACGACCGCTATTTTACTGAACTTTATTCGCTCACGTGATGGCCGAGCTATTAAAGCGGTGCGTGAGGATGAAATTGCGGCCTCTGCAATGGGGATTAATACAACTAAATGGAAGCTGGCTGCTTTTGTCTTAGGTGGTGTGACCGCCGCAATTGCCGGCAGCTTGCACGCTTCCTATTTACAAACTATTGCGCCAAGCGACTTTGGCATTATGGAATCAATCTCGATTTTAGTAATTGTTGTTTTGGGTGGTGTTGGCAGTATGACAGGCACCTTCTTAGCAGCGACTGTTCTGGGCGTTTTAGACACAGTCTTACAGAATTTCGGTTCACTAAGAATGGTTATTTATGCGATTGCTCTAATTTTAATTATGATTTTTAAACCGTCAGGGTTGCTGGGTAACTGGGAATTTTCCTTTAAAAACTTGTTTGCTCGGTTTACGAAAAAGAAAGAGGCAAGATCATGATGCACTTATTACAAGTAGACCATGTTGTCCGCAAGTTTGGTGGCTTGACGGCGGTTAACGACGTTTCATTGCATCTTGATAACCAAGAATTAGTGGCTTTGATTGGGCCGAATGGTGCTGGCAAAACGACACTGTTTAATCTTTTAACAGGGATGATTCCCGTAACTAGTGGAAAAATCGCGCTGAATAAAAGTTCACAGAGCTATGATTTAACTAAGACAAGTGCCACGAAGATTGCGGACTTGGGTTTGTCGCGAACTTTTCAAAATATTCGTTTGTTTAAGGATTTAACAGTGATGGACAATGTCTTAACGGCGATGACTAACAAGTATCATGAAGGCTTCATGACAGCTATTTTGCGACTGCCCAGTTTTTATCAAACAGAGCGCGAGATGCGAATAGCAGCAGAGAAGTTGCTGGCAATCTTTGACTTAACAACAAATGCTAATACGCTGGCTAAGAATTTGCCATACGGAACCCAAAGACGGCTAGAAATTGTGCGGGCATTAGCTACGAGACCACAAATTTTGTTTTTGGATGAGCCGGCTGCGGGGATGAACCCGGAAGAAACCGCGGATTTAACCCAATTAATCAAGTATATTCAAACAGAATTTAAAATTACGGTTTTGCTAATTGAACATGATATGTCGTTAGTAATGAATTTGGCGCAGCGAATTTATGTTTTGGATCAAGGGCAAATTTTGGCAACTGGGACACCAGAAGAAATTAAGGCTAATCCGAAAGTAATCGAAGCCTACTTGGGAGAGGGCGACGAGTAATGGCAATGCTAGAAGTGAAAAATTTAGTGGTTAATTATGGCGTCATTCAGGCGGTTAAGGGTGTCAGCTTTAAAATTGAGAAGGGTGAAATTGTAACCTTAATTGGTGCTAATGGTGCTGGTAAATCAACCATTGTTAAAACAATTTCTGGTCTATTAAGGCCCAAGGAGGGTGAAATTATTTACCAAGGTGCGGCGATTGAACACCAGAAGGCACCACAGATTGTGGCCGCTGGAATTTCGCAAGTTGCCGAAGGTCGACATATTTTTGCGGGAATGACAGTCATGGAAAACTTGCAAATGGGTGCTTTTTTAGCCCGTGACAGGTCGCAGACCAAGCAAAGTTACGATGAGGTGTTTGCTCGTTTCCCTATTTTAAAGAAGCGAAAAAATCAAGATGCGGCTACCCTTTCCGGTGGTGAGCAGCAGATGTTGGCAATGGGGCGAGCATTAATGGCAAGACCAAAATTGCTGCTGCTAGATGAGCCGTCAATGGGATTATCCCCACTATTTATTCAAGAAATTTTTACAATTATTAAGGAATTAAACCAAAAAGGAACGACAATTTTATTAATTGAACAAAATGCCAAACAAGCATTGGCAATTGCCAATCGCGGATATGTGCTGGCAACTGGAAATGTTCAATTATCTGGTACAGGAGCAGAATTATTGGCAAATCCTGATGTTCAACGAGTTTACTTTGGCGGTTAAGTTAGCAGATGAAAATAGGCATTCAATCTTAATGATGAATGCCTATTTATATGTAATATAACACTATATTTTAATATATTTGTTAATTTTAAGCGGGATTATGGTAAAATTATCAAGCTGAATAAACTTGAATTTATTAACTACAATGATAACAAATATAATAATGGAGAATTATATGGCTGATAAATATAATAAAAAGAAACTGGCACAGAGTGCGGCCATTGCCAGACTTTATTATGAAGAAGATTTAGGCCAATCCGAGATCGCACACCAGGTTGGGCTTTCAAGACCGACAGTTTCACGACTATTGAAATTAGCCCGTGAAACAGGAATTGTCGAGATTAAAATTTCTAATCCATTAATTAATAGTAACAGTTTAAGTGAACAATTATCGAAAAAATTTAATTGTAAAATTTCAGTTGTTCCTAGTAATTTTGATGGTGAATTAACAGCACTCAAGGGTGTTGGGGTATATACTGCGCAATATTTACAACAGCTAATTAAACCACACGATATTGTTTGCTTGGACTGGGGAAAGACAATTCATATGGTAACAAGTAGCTTGGAACAGCAAGCTGTTTCTGACGTGCAGGTTGTCCAACTCCAAGGCGGCATAAATATCAATAACGAGGAGACGTACGCAGATGAGAGTGTGTCTGAGTTTGCTACTGCTCTTGGTGCAACTGCTCACTTTTTACCACTGCCGCCGTTTTTTGATAATAAAACTACTAAGGAAATCGTGGAAAAAGATCGCTTTATTAATCAGGCACTGCAGCTAGGCCGCGCTGCTAATATCGCCGTTTATAGTGTTGGCACGGTGCGTAAGGACTTATTGTTGTTTCAATTAGGGTATTTTAATAAATCACAGAAAGAGAAGTTGCAAGAAAAGGCAGTGGGCGAAGTTATCTCGCACTTTATTGATTCTAATGGCGCTATAGTTAGTCGCGCGCTTGATGAACGGACTGTCGGCATAGAATTAAATGACTTGAAATCTAAGGATCACTCGATTTTAGTTGCTAGTGGAATTTTAAAAACGCCAGTTGTTTATGCCGCAATTAAGGCAGGCTATCCTAACGAGCTAATTTTAGACCAGGCAATTGGTCAGGACTTACTTACTTATCAATGATGACAGGTGTTAAATAGCTAAACGGCAACTTATTTTTATGGCCAAAAAAACGCCAGTTTTGTTAAAGAGCTGGCGTTTTAATTTATCTAAAAAATAATTGCTGAATTTTTTGAAATTGCTTTACCTTGATTAATTTTAATAAAACAATGCTGGCAACAACTGAACCGATAATGGCAGCGCCGATAAAGCGCGGCGTGTAAACAAACCAGTAGAGATTGTTAGTGCTGCCGGTAAACAAGACCATCACTGGATAAGAAAGTAGCGACCCGATAATTCCAGTGCCGATAATTTCGCCGAGGCAGGCTGCCCAGACTTTGTCGGTTATTTTGTAAAAAATCCCGGCTAATATTGCACCGAAGATAGCACCAGTTAGTGCCAGCGGTGGAATACCCATGATTAACATTCTG
The sequence above is a segment of the Lactobacillus sp. ESL0677 genome. Coding sequences within it:
- a CDS encoding branched-chain amino acid ABC transporter permease, which codes for MKANLKYILSWLAVMILGFALIDVLILGGVIDTFIENMLVTIGINIILATGLNLIIGFSGQFSLGHAGFMAIGAYATAIITQYWSTKMGFIISLFVGMAIAAIIAAIIGTATFIRLKGDYLAIATLGAAEIIRNVINNLKITGGSSGMFNIPQLCSWPTVYVLVCITTAILLNFIRSRDGRAIKAVREDEIAASAMGINTTKWKLAAFVLGGVTAAIAGSLHASYLQTIAPSDFGIMESISILVIVVLGGVGSMTGTFLAATVLGVLDTVLQNFGSLRMVIYAIALILIMIFKPSGLLGNWEFSFKNLFARFTKKKEARS
- a CDS encoding ABC transporter ATP-binding protein, whose amino-acid sequence is MHLLQVDHVVRKFGGLTAVNDVSLHLDNQELVALIGPNGAGKTTLFNLLTGMIPVTSGKIALNKSSQSYDLTKTSATKIADLGLSRTFQNIRLFKDLTVMDNVLTAMTNKYHEGFMTAILRLPSFYQTEREMRIAAEKLLAIFDLTTNANTLAKNLPYGTQRRLEIVRALATRPQILFLDEPAAGMNPEETADLTQLIKYIQTEFKITVLLIEHDMSLVMNLAQRIYVLDQGQILATGTPEEIKANPKVIEAYLGEGDE
- a CDS encoding ABC transporter ATP-binding protein; protein product: MLEVKNLVVNYGVIQAVKGVSFKIEKGEIVTLIGANGAGKSTIVKTISGLLRPKEGEIIYQGAAIEHQKAPQIVAAGISQVAEGRHIFAGMTVMENLQMGAFLARDRSQTKQSYDEVFARFPILKKRKNQDAATLSGGEQQMLAMGRALMARPKLLLLDEPSMGLSPLFIQEIFTIIKELNQKGTTILLIEQNAKQALAIANRGYVLATGNVQLSGTGAELLANPDVQRVYFGG
- a CDS encoding sugar-binding transcriptional regulator yields the protein MADKYNKKKLAQSAAIARLYYEEDLGQSEIAHQVGLSRPTVSRLLKLARETGIVEIKISNPLINSNSLSEQLSKKFNCKISVVPSNFDGELTALKGVGVYTAQYLQQLIKPHDIVCLDWGKTIHMVTSSLEQQAVSDVQVVQLQGGININNEETYADESVSEFATALGATAHFLPLPPFFDNKTTKEIVEKDRFINQALQLGRAANIAVYSVGTVRKDLLLFQLGYFNKSQKEKLQEKAVGEVISHFIDSNGAIVSRALDERTVGIELNDLKSKDHSILVASGILKTPVVYAAIKAGYPNELILDQAIGQDLLTYQ
- the thiW gene encoding energy coupling factor transporter S component ThiW encodes the protein MTNKGKQTEKLTILAIMIALDVVLSPIFRVEGMAPMSSVINVIGATMLGPIYVTIMATLCGIIRMLIMGIPPLALTGAIFGAILAGIFYKITDKVWAACLGEIIGTGIIGSLLSYPVMVLFTGSTNNLYWFVYTPRFIGAAIIGSVVASIVLLKLIKVKQFQKIQQLFFR